A single genomic interval of Bradyrhizobium japonicum USDA 6 harbors:
- a CDS encoding AraC family transcriptional regulator, whose protein sequence is MFFDALAPSSALQLIRFSDVDAFRPAESMEDARSIPLDVANFAAARAIVNLPGCRIIVARSFARILDTAYRAPGGMVILPMTDDLRASSSGIELDSRVFIALRGNHHCHFVEHQTNYHALIMFSPALRDRGWFDRADALWVRIADPVAHLYARQLVLDILRTASVEPHMFETTEVAAHLQEGLLLALDDLFQIDPSSDRTAPNAGARSARLVQQIDDYVAAYPTAPIYTANLAGELGVSVRTLGGAVSKVRGMSLHQYIRLKRLWATRSRLLKGGGATVATCARAQGFHHLGEFAAAYRATFHEAPSDTLARARHTCRSAS, encoded by the coding sequence ATGTTCTTCGACGCCCTCGCCCCCTCCTCCGCCCTCCAGCTGATCCGGTTTTCCGATGTCGACGCGTTTCGGCCAGCCGAGTCGATGGAAGACGCCCGCAGCATTCCGCTCGATGTCGCCAACTTCGCTGCGGCGCGCGCGATCGTGAACCTGCCGGGATGCCGGATCATCGTGGCGAGGTCGTTTGCGCGGATTCTCGATACCGCCTATCGCGCACCGGGCGGCATGGTGATCCTGCCGATGACCGACGATCTGCGGGCGAGCTCGAGCGGGATCGAACTCGACTCGCGCGTTTTCATTGCCTTGCGCGGCAATCATCATTGTCATTTCGTCGAGCATCAGACCAATTACCACGCGCTGATCATGTTCTCCCCCGCGCTCAGGGATCGCGGCTGGTTCGATCGCGCCGATGCATTGTGGGTTCGCATCGCGGACCCCGTGGCGCATCTCTACGCGCGTCAGCTTGTTCTCGACATCCTGCGGACCGCGTCCGTAGAGCCGCACATGTTCGAAACCACAGAAGTCGCCGCGCATCTCCAGGAGGGTCTGCTGCTCGCCCTCGACGACCTGTTTCAAATCGACCCGTCGTCTGATCGCACCGCCCCGAATGCAGGCGCGCGATCGGCCCGGCTCGTGCAGCAGATCGACGATTACGTCGCGGCCTATCCGACCGCTCCGATCTATACGGCCAATCTCGCCGGTGAGTTGGGCGTTTCGGTCCGAACGCTCGGCGGCGCGGTGAGCAAGGTGCGCGGCATGAGCCTGCATCAATACATCCGCCTGAAGCGGCTGTGGGCCACACGCTCGCGGCTCCTGAAGGGCGGCGGTGCCACGGTCGCCACATGCGCACGCGCCCAGGGATTTCATCACCTCGGCGAGTTTGCCGCGGCCTACCGCGCGACCTTCCACGAGGCGCCATCCGACACGCTGGCACGGGCCCGGCACACCTGCCGTTCCGCAAGCTGA
- a CDS encoding host attachment protein produces MDKMRIDKGDWLIVCDGRKALILENLGDEMFPNLHTREVHEQPNPSTGAQGTDAPGRLNAAVGGARSSVEQTDWHDEAERAFLRNLAGRLDAAVSAGETSALTMVASPRALGMIRADYSAVVRKALQGEVGKDLVKLPVYEIEKQLLLSGAK; encoded by the coding sequence ATGGACAAGATGAGAATAGACAAGGGTGACTGGCTGATCGTGTGCGACGGGCGCAAGGCGCTCATTCTGGAAAACCTCGGCGACGAGATGTTTCCGAACCTCCACACCCGGGAGGTGCACGAGCAGCCCAATCCCTCGACCGGTGCGCAAGGGACCGATGCGCCGGGCCGGCTGAACGCCGCCGTCGGCGGCGCGCGCAGCTCGGTCGAGCAGACCGATTGGCACGATGAGGCCGAGCGTGCCTTCCTGCGGAACCTGGCCGGCCGGCTCGATGCCGCCGTCAGCGCGGGCGAGACCTCGGCCCTGACCATGGTGGCCTCACCACGCGCGCTCGGGATGATCCGCGCCGATTATTCGGCCGTGGTGCGCAAGGCGCTTCAGGGCGAGGTCGGCAAGGACCTCGTCAAGCTGCCGGTCTACGAGATCGAGAAGCAATTGCTGCTGTCGGGCGCCAAATAG
- a CDS encoding DMT family transporter: MNHNQEALTARAAPILFVVLWSTGFIGTKYIINNADPLTYLAIRMAIVVGLMAIIAAIARPKWPDRVDVAHSAVAGILVHGFYLGGTAIAIAHSIPAGLSALIPGLQPILTSTIANRWLGERVTPVQWAGLVLGLGGVALILHGRPMTGEAGLGWLASVVSLISITLGTLYQRRYCNHIDWRAGNLVQYVAVTVFFTVGAFLFEDRVVHWTREFVLALAWLAVALSIGSIGLLYWLIRHAAATSVASLFYLVPAVTALMAYLLFGEKLDALAIAGMAMCAAAVFVVNRRF, from the coding sequence ATGAACCATAATCAAGAAGCCCTGACCGCCCGCGCCGCACCGATCCTGTTCGTCGTGCTCTGGAGCACCGGATTCATCGGCACCAAATACATCATCAACAACGCCGATCCCTTGACCTATCTCGCCATTCGCATGGCGATCGTGGTCGGCCTGATGGCGATCATCGCGGCGATTGCGCGACCGAAATGGCCGGACCGTGTCGACGTCGCGCATAGCGCTGTTGCCGGCATTCTCGTCCACGGCTTCTATCTCGGCGGCACGGCCATCGCGATCGCGCATTCGATCCCGGCGGGACTCTCGGCGTTGATTCCGGGCCTTCAGCCGATCCTGACCTCGACCATCGCCAACCGCTGGCTCGGCGAACGCGTGACGCCGGTGCAATGGGCGGGGCTGGTGCTTGGCCTCGGCGGTGTAGCGCTGATCCTGCACGGACGCCCGATGACCGGCGAGGCCGGGCTCGGCTGGCTCGCCTCGGTGGTGTCGCTAATCAGCATCACGCTCGGCACGCTCTATCAGCGCCGGTACTGCAACCACATCGACTGGCGCGCCGGCAATCTCGTGCAATATGTCGCCGTCACCGTCTTCTTCACGGTCGGCGCCTTCCTGTTCGAGGACCGCGTGGTGCACTGGACGCGGGAGTTCGTGCTCGCGCTTGCCTGGCTCGCCGTGGCGCTCTCGATCGGATCGATCGGGCTGTTGTACTGGCTGATCCGCCACGCTGCGGCGACCTCGGTTGCGAGCCTGTTCTACCTGGTGCCCGCCGTCACGGCGCTGATGGCCTATCTGCTGTTCGGGGAGAAGCTCGATGCGCTGGCGATTGCCGGCATGGCGATGTGCGCAGCGGCGGTGTTCGTGGTCAACCGGCGTTTCTAG
- a CDS encoding cryptochrome/photolyase family protein, giving the protein MSDHPALHAAAKTGAPVICLYVMDEMAGRAPGGATRWWLAQSLRALGAETATRGGSLILRKGPAAKVIPEVARESGAAMVYWNGVAQAPHQSVEKQLEAALAKLGVDSQSFPGDLLVPPSAIRNKEGRGLRVFTPFWRRVVSLGDPPKPLPAPRELRPAPPLAGDALESWTLEPTKPDWAGGLRQTWTPGEASARMRLRDFLRHTARVYVGDRDRPDREGTSSLSPHLRFGELSPRQVWHAARFAAAENPAIGPGVEKFLSELGWREFCRHLLHDHPSLATENLQTNFDGFPWKGDKKALAAWQRGRTGYPIVDAGLRELWHTGVMHNRVRMVVASFLVKHLLIDWRDGESWFWDTLVDADAGSNPANWQWVAGCGADAAPYFRVFNPTLQGEKFDPDGAYVRRWVPELKDVPAKLIHQPWQASPIELASAGVTLGKTYPQPIVDHAKGRERALAAYAKIRKG; this is encoded by the coding sequence CTGTCCGACCATCCCGCCCTCCATGCTGCGGCGAAGACAGGCGCGCCGGTGATCTGCCTCTATGTGATGGATGAGATGGCCGGACGGGCGCCGGGCGGCGCGACGCGCTGGTGGCTGGCGCAGTCGCTGCGGGCGCTCGGCGCCGAGACCGCCACGCGCGGCGGATCCCTGATCCTGCGCAAGGGGCCGGCGGCCAAGGTGATCCCCGAAGTGGCGCGCGAGAGCGGCGCCGCAATGGTCTACTGGAACGGGGTCGCGCAGGCGCCACATCAGTCCGTCGAGAAACAGCTCGAAGCGGCGCTGGCAAAGCTCGGCGTGGACTCGCAGAGCTTCCCTGGCGACTTGCTGGTGCCACCCTCGGCGATCCGCAATAAGGAGGGCCGCGGCCTTCGCGTCTTCACGCCGTTCTGGCGGCGGGTGGTGTCGCTGGGCGATCCGCCCAAGCCTCTGCCCGCACCGCGGGAGCTACGCCCTGCGCCGCCGCTCGCCGGCGACGCGCTGGAGAGCTGGACGCTCGAGCCGACAAAGCCCGACTGGGCTGGCGGCCTGCGCCAGACCTGGACGCCGGGCGAAGCCTCGGCCCGCATGCGCCTCCGCGACTTCCTGAGGCACACCGCGCGCGTCTATGTCGGCGATCGCGACCGTCCCGATCGCGAGGGGACTTCAAGCCTGTCGCCTCACTTGAGGTTCGGCGAGCTCAGCCCGCGCCAGGTCTGGCACGCCGCGCGCTTTGCCGCAGCGGAGAATCCCGCGATCGGGCCCGGCGTCGAAAAGTTCCTGAGCGAGCTCGGCTGGCGCGAATTCTGCCGCCACCTCCTCCACGATCACCCGAGCCTTGCCACCGAAAACCTGCAAACGAATTTCGATGGCTTTCCCTGGAAGGGAGACAAGAAGGCGCTCGCCGCCTGGCAACGCGGACGCACCGGCTATCCCATCGTCGACGCCGGCCTGCGCGAGCTCTGGCACACCGGCGTGATGCACAACCGGGTGCGGATGGTGGTGGCGTCCTTCCTGGTCAAGCATCTCCTGATCGACTGGCGCGATGGCGAGAGCTGGTTCTGGGACACGCTGGTCGATGCGGATGCCGGCAGCAATCCCGCCAACTGGCAATGGGTCGCCGGCTGCGGCGCCGACGCCGCGCCCTATTTCCGCGTGTTCAATCCAACTCTCCAGGGCGAGAAGTTCGACCCTGATGGAGCCTATGTCCGGCGCTGGGTGCCCGAGCTGAAAGACGTGCCGGCCAAGCTGATCCACCAGCCCTGGCAGGCATCACCGATCGAGCTTGCGAGCGCGGGCGTCACGCTCGGCAAGACCTATCCGCAGCCGATCGTCGATCACGCCAAGGGGCGCGAGCGCGCGCTCGCCGCCTACGCAAAGATCCGCAAAGGTTGA
- a CDS encoding methyl-accepting chemotaxis protein, producing MSNRATAKFLPQFKLGTKAVLCAVLLIAVNTALVVGAGYLSLTSAFNDRALRDIEVNLRTLALAFAEVVPDAKITMRDGGVARAEIPKMPEFRDHAIVDRAVSYVGGNATLFVFDDASGQFVRRSTNVKKENGDRAVGTQLAADHPGQAVLRRGEAYKGPATLFGKTFMTAYFPVADATGKVVGILYVGIPMAQFESMLTQAIESMAIAAGIAALLVLVLTLLVVRRITKPLTSVTRSLTALAEGQSDVEIDCEDRADEIGEIARTVAVFKSNSLERARLRSEQSAATAAAAEQRKAELRNFVEQFRGSVGGILDKVLNSSGEFERVARQLTDTARSTADLSAQSAGASENASEHVRTAASASDELSQSISEITRRVQESNEISAEAVRQAEATDQRMAQLSEAGARIGDVVKLITSIAEQTNLLALNATIEAARAGDAGRGFAVVAQEVKTLAGQTAKATDEISNQIASMQLATEESVTAIKAIGQTIERISGIAGSISAAVEQQRSATHNIAASVRAAASGTADVAVNVRHAAKGASETGETSSRMFASAQALSGESLHLKAEVDSFLDRVHAA from the coding sequence ATGTCCAACCGTGCGACGGCAAAGTTCTTGCCGCAATTCAAGCTGGGTACCAAGGCCGTCCTGTGCGCCGTGCTGCTGATCGCCGTGAACACGGCGCTCGTGGTCGGCGCCGGCTACTTGTCGCTCACCTCCGCCTTCAACGATCGTGCGCTGCGCGACATCGAGGTCAATTTGCGCACGCTGGCCCTGGCCTTTGCCGAGGTCGTTCCCGACGCGAAGATCACGATGCGGGATGGCGGGGTGGCGCGCGCCGAGATTCCCAAAATGCCGGAGTTCAGGGATCACGCCATCGTCGATCGCGCGGTGTCCTATGTCGGCGGCAACGCGACCCTGTTCGTGTTCGATGATGCGAGCGGCCAGTTCGTCCGCCGCTCGACCAATGTGAAGAAGGAGAACGGCGACCGCGCTGTCGGGACCCAGCTTGCCGCCGATCATCCCGGGCAGGCCGTCCTGCGCCGCGGCGAGGCGTACAAGGGCCCGGCCACGCTGTTCGGCAAAACCTTCATGACCGCCTATTTCCCGGTCGCGGATGCCACCGGCAAGGTCGTCGGCATTCTCTATGTCGGCATCCCGATGGCGCAGTTCGAGAGCATGCTGACCCAGGCCATCGAGAGCATGGCGATTGCGGCCGGCATCGCCGCGCTCCTGGTCCTGGTCCTCACCTTGCTGGTCGTCCGCCGTATCACCAAGCCGCTCACCTCGGTCACGCGCTCGCTGACGGCGCTGGCCGAAGGCCAGAGCGACGTCGAGATCGATTGCGAGGATCGCGCCGACGAGATCGGCGAGATCGCCCGCACGGTCGCCGTGTTCAAGAGCAACTCGCTGGAGCGGGCACGCCTGCGCAGCGAGCAGAGCGCGGCCACGGCTGCCGCGGCAGAGCAACGCAAGGCGGAGCTGCGCAATTTCGTCGAGCAGTTCCGCGGCAGCGTCGGCGGCATCCTCGACAAGGTGCTGAACTCCTCCGGCGAGTTCGAGCGGGTGGCGCGGCAACTCACCGACACCGCACGCTCCACCGCCGACCTGTCGGCGCAGTCGGCCGGCGCATCCGAGAACGCCTCCGAGCACGTGCGCACGGCGGCCTCGGCCTCCGACGAACTGTCCCAGTCGATCTCCGAGATCACCCGCCGGGTACAGGAATCGAACGAGATCTCCGCCGAGGCGGTACGGCAGGCCGAAGCCACCGACCAGCGCATGGCGCAGCTCTCGGAGGCGGGGGCGCGCATCGGCGACGTCGTCAAGCTGATCACCTCGATCGCCGAGCAGACCAATCTTCTGGCACTGAACGCCACCATCGAGGCCGCGCGCGCCGGAGACGCCGGCCGCGGCTTCGCGGTGGTGGCCCAGGAGGTCAAGACGCTCGCCGGCCAGACCGCCAAGGCGACGGACGAGATCTCGAACCAGATCGCCAGCATGCAGCTTGCAACGGAGGAATCGGTCACCGCCATCAAGGCGATCGGCCAGACCATCGAGCGCATCAGCGGCATCGCGGGTTCGATCTCGGCCGCGGTCGAGCAGCAGAGGAGCGCCACCCACAACATCGCGGCCAGCGTTCGCGCTGCGGCCTCGGGTACCGCCGATGTCGCGGTCAATGTCCGTCACGCTGCCAAGGGCGCGAGCGAGACGGGGGAGACCTCGAGCCGGATGTTTGCCTCTGCCCAGGCGCTGTCAGGCGAGAGCCTGCATCTGAAGGCCGAGGTCGACAGCTTCCTCGACCGCGTGCACGCGGCCTAG
- a CDS encoding peroxiredoxin — MTLPIGTTAPDFEAETTEGKIKFHDWIGNSWALLFSHPKDFTPVCTTELGALAKLKPEFDKRGVKLMGLSVDPVDRHSKWSEDIKETQGAAPNYPMIGDTDFNVSKLYEMLPASTSGDPLTRTPADNQTVRNVFIIGPDKKIKLVLVYPMTTGRNFQEILRVIDSLQLTAKHRVATPADWTQGEDVIIAGSVSNDEAKTIYPQGWKEPKPYIRIVPQPK, encoded by the coding sequence ATGACACTCCCGATCGGCACCACCGCGCCCGACTTCGAAGCCGAGACCACCGAAGGGAAGATCAAGTTCCACGACTGGATCGGCAATAGCTGGGCTCTCCTGTTCTCCCACCCGAAGGACTTCACGCCGGTTTGTACGACCGAGCTCGGCGCGCTTGCCAAGCTGAAGCCGGAATTCGACAAGCGCGGCGTCAAGCTGATGGGCCTTTCGGTCGATCCGGTCGACCGCCATTCGAAATGGTCGGAGGACATCAAGGAGACCCAAGGCGCCGCCCCCAACTACCCGATGATCGGCGACACCGACTTCAACGTCTCCAAGCTCTACGAGATGCTGCCGGCCTCGACCTCGGGCGATCCCCTTACCCGCACGCCGGCCGACAACCAGACCGTCCGCAACGTCTTCATCATCGGGCCGGACAAGAAGATCAAGCTGGTGCTGGTCTATCCGATGACGACAGGCCGGAATTTTCAGGAGATCCTGCGCGTCATCGACTCGCTTCAGCTGACGGCGAAGCATCGCGTCGCCACGCCGGCCGACTGGACGCAGGGCGAGGACGTCATCATCGCCGGCTCGGTTTCCAACGACGAGGCGAAGACGATCTATCCGCAGGGTTGGAAGGAACCGAAGCCCTACATCCGCATCGTGCCGCAGCCGAAGTAA